ATCATCCGCGAGGAGGAGCTCCTCGAGAAGCTGCACCGCTCCCATCGGGACGGAGCCCCGCTGACGATCAAGGTGGGCTTCGATCCCTCCGCCCCCGACCTGCACCTG
This DNA window, taken from Candidatus Dormiibacterota bacterium, encodes the following:
- a CDS encoding tyrosine--tRNA ligase, coding for MTKRISKAPPPFPPAHEQLEYVRKGAVEIIREEELLEKLHRSHRDGAPLTIKVGFDPSAPDLHL